A window of Fluoribacter dumoffii NY 23 contains these coding sequences:
- a CDS encoding heavy metal-binding domain-containing protein yields MAVTTGLSGNEIYCLQLKNYSPGCIVVGNSVHSLGIIGSVGSGFKAILGGELTQITSLIEEGRETAYKRMLTEAADKNATGITGVTSQLIVHGSNVEFLSIGSIIYADGGADKNKFSTSADGQELYAQLDAGYKPICFAFGNVAYSMGLGRGLLGSFKTLGRGEIKEYSDIFNKTRHLALNRITAHARQYNANAVLGIKTTVLPFGGVNEMLMIGTASHNPQLVPVGDHDVISSDMTNIEMWNMARLGYAPMKLLLGTSVYSLGLVGGITSAIKAFVRGEINELTRMIYHARENALAIINEEAQSIGADDVVGVKTYVYQLGNGLIEFLAIGTAVKKNTRIKTESEQLPPQAIIVDKDTFYDSTNSDSMNINVNSGAKPINRGNLSLFIPLCFIIVLLIIQFVLKHFASIAG; encoded by the coding sequence ATGGCTGTGACCACGGGATTATCTGGAAATGAAATTTATTGTTTGCAGCTTAAAAATTATTCCCCGGGCTGCATCGTTGTTGGCAACAGCGTCCATTCTCTAGGAATTATTGGAAGTGTAGGCTCCGGTTTTAAAGCGATTTTGGGCGGGGAACTTACCCAGATTACTTCACTTATAGAAGAAGGTAGGGAAACTGCATACAAACGCATGTTAACAGAAGCTGCCGATAAAAATGCGACAGGAATTACTGGGGTTACCAGCCAACTTATTGTGCATGGTTCCAATGTGGAGTTTTTATCCATAGGTTCCATAATTTATGCGGACGGTGGGGCAGATAAAAACAAATTTTCAACCTCAGCAGATGGACAGGAGTTATATGCACAACTGGATGCGGGCTATAAACCGATTTGTTTTGCCTTTGGCAATGTGGCCTATTCAATGGGTTTAGGCAGGGGCTTACTCGGTAGTTTTAAAACCTTAGGGCGTGGTGAAATCAAGGAGTATTCTGATATTTTTAATAAAACCCGTCATTTGGCATTAAATCGAATTACAGCTCATGCACGCCAATACAATGCAAATGCAGTACTTGGCATTAAGACTACCGTTCTGCCTTTTGGCGGGGTCAATGAAATGTTAATGATAGGAACAGCTTCTCATAATCCGCAACTGGTTCCGGTTGGTGATCATGATGTAATTTCCAGTGACATGACCAACATTGAAATGTGGAATATGGCACGTCTAGGTTATGCGCCCATGAAGCTCCTTTTAGGTACTTCGGTGTATTCTTTAGGTTTGGTGGGAGGGATTACCTCAGCCATCAAAGCTTTTGTCCGTGGAGAAATCAATGAGTTGACCCGCATGATTTATCATGCTCGCGAGAATGCACTAGCTATTATCAATGAGGAAGCGCAATCTATCGGTGCGGATGATGTAGTAGGGGTCAAAACTTATGTGTACCAATTAGGTAATGGATTGATTGAGTTTCTGGCTATAGGTACGGCAGTGAAAAAAAATACGCGCATCAAAACTGAATCAGAACAACTACCTCCGCAAGCAATCATCGTCGATAAAGATACTTTTTATGACTCAACCAATTCAGACAGTATGAACATCAATGTGAACAGTGGGGCGAAACCAATTAATAGAGGGAATTTATCACTCTTCATCCCCCTCTGTTTTATTATCGTGTTACTCATCATCCAATTTGTCCTTAAGCACTTCGCCTCAATCGCGGGTTAG
- a CDS encoding glycosyltransferase family 2 protein, producing MIFDANNSSDFNEKSSSEIEKVVIIIPTHNEASVIQSTIEQVFTSVESVKGYDVHILIFDSASTDNTQQIVTSLQSNHPKLHLRNESIKSGLGSAYLQAMNYALTSLNADIIFEFDADLSHQPKYIPPILEMLQTCDCVLGSRYISGGSIPKDWELHRKLFSILGNYIARAVLTPRYKDFTSGFRATRRQQLLKILPHRFLTNHYAYKMQLLWLLHKNKARIREFPIDFIDRNEGYSKLPKNSIVDSLRVVFTLRYHAIKRYLKMCLVGSLGIAVQFIVYNVLRGYVQISPFDASQIAVCAAIINNFILNSKITFGDKNKIPRLSKIKRLVIFTIYSLFIINLQSYWLKFGVLCFGGGPLRENVIMSIGIGLISLLNYYTYSRHIWSEKLLPSN from the coding sequence TTGATTTTTGACGCAAACAATTCCTCTGATTTCAATGAAAAAAGCTCATCAGAAATAGAGAAAGTAGTAATTATCATTCCGACACATAACGAAGCGTCAGTGATTCAATCCACTATCGAACAAGTATTTACGTCAGTAGAATCAGTAAAGGGGTATGATGTTCATATTTTAATTTTTGATAGCGCCTCGACAGATAATACTCAACAGATCGTTACTTCCTTACAAAGCAACCATCCAAAATTGCATTTACGTAATGAATCCATAAAATCTGGCCTTGGTTCTGCTTATTTGCAAGCCATGAATTATGCTTTAACTTCCCTGAACGCAGATATTATTTTTGAGTTTGATGCCGATCTTTCCCATCAACCCAAATACATTCCCCCTATTTTGGAAATGCTGCAAACTTGCGATTGTGTTTTGGGAAGCCGATATATTTCTGGGGGCAGCATTCCCAAAGACTGGGAATTACATCGCAAATTATTCTCCATTCTGGGCAATTATATTGCCCGGGCAGTTCTTACTCCCAGGTATAAGGATTTTACCAGCGGTTTTCGTGCTACACGCCGGCAACAACTTTTAAAAATTTTACCCCACAGGTTTCTTACGAATCATTATGCATACAAAATGCAATTATTGTGGCTTCTGCATAAAAATAAAGCCAGGATTCGTGAGTTCCCCATTGATTTTATTGACCGGAACGAAGGGTACAGCAAGTTACCCAAAAACAGTATAGTCGATTCCTTACGCGTGGTGTTCACTTTGCGTTACCATGCCATAAAACGCTATTTAAAGATGTGCCTTGTGGGTTCATTGGGTATAGCGGTACAATTTATTGTTTATAACGTCCTGCGCGGATATGTACAGATTTCACCTTTTGATGCTTCTCAAATTGCAGTTTGTGCAGCAATCATAAATAACTTCATTTTGAATAGTAAAATTACCTTCGGTGACAAAAATAAAATCCCACGGTTATCGAAAATAAAACGCCTCGTTATTTTCACTATTTATTCGTTATTCATTATTAATCTGCAAAGTTATTGGCTAAAGTTTGGGGTTCTTTGTTTTGGGGGAGGCCCATTGCGGGAAAATGTGATTATGAGTATCGGGATAGGCTTGATATCTCTTTTAAATTATTATACCTATTCACGCCACATCTGGTCAGAAAAACTTCTTCCAAGCAATTAA
- a CDS encoding glycosyltransferase family 39 protein — protein MIRKRQKISSPAIQSEGYLSDSLPKNAITGGFLSVKKIYPYLILYFVFLLLLAPVNILSLDTYYYWDWSRHLALSYYDGSPMIAYLIRGSTLLFGENLFALCFVGISTTAATSFIIYKSARFFMSREGSCIAMLTWLFFPLVTLDILKQTTYDTPLTLFWALTLYYTIKFIHTHKTGNLYLIGISAGLMMLSKYTGIVLILSLLIFLITSTYRSLFKTKHFYSAILLAIVIFSPVIVWNYQNHWQSFIYQLTTHKLSSAVNPFFNAIKTFFNSFIPSLNIMLLPPFLVRNNVKNEKTALIVRLCRIVCFTFLGFYLYTASKAEIRDLWLTPYLISSTLLWGYFVTTSIYRKIAMALIACYGLISLFVLIDNTSKFSFINSKKLVFYHLIQKFNSEYPQIPQTVFTSGWFEARMLFFLHNKPSIYTLGCGTAQNQYDLWGVDIKNQIANKTLKEAFYIGRYDRLACLQEHFDQCQKIPSSTYPFRHKEYALHVYQCRNFQNK, from the coding sequence ATGATAAGAAAGCGCCAGAAAATCAGTTCACCTGCTATTCAAAGTGAAGGATATCTCTCAGATTCCCTTCCCAAAAATGCAATTACAGGGGGCTTCTTAAGCGTAAAAAAGATTTACCCCTACCTTATTTTATATTTTGTTTTTTTATTATTATTGGCACCTGTAAATATATTATCCCTTGATACGTACTACTATTGGGATTGGAGTCGTCACCTCGCATTATCCTACTATGACGGCTCGCCCATGATTGCCTATCTTATCAGGGGATCCACTTTATTATTTGGTGAGAATCTCTTTGCTTTGTGCTTTGTCGGGATTTCTACAACGGCGGCTACCAGCTTCATTATTTATAAAAGTGCCCGATTTTTCATGTCCCGCGAAGGAAGCTGCATAGCGATGTTGACCTGGCTGTTTTTTCCTTTGGTCACCCTGGATATCCTGAAACAAACCACCTACGATACCCCGCTTACATTATTTTGGGCATTAACCCTTTATTACACGATAAAATTTATCCACACACATAAAACAGGCAACCTCTATCTTATAGGAATCAGTGCCGGATTGATGATGTTATCCAAATACACGGGTATCGTTTTAATCCTTTCCTTACTCATTTTTTTAATCACCAGCACTTATCGTTCACTTTTTAAAACGAAACATTTCTACAGTGCAATTTTATTGGCAATTGTTATTTTTAGCCCCGTGATTGTGTGGAATTATCAGAATCACTGGCAATCTTTCATTTACCAGTTAACCACACATAAGCTCAGTTCTGCAGTAAATCCTTTTTTCAATGCAATTAAGACTTTTTTTAATTCATTCATTCCCTCCTTGAACATTATGCTTCTTCCTCCTTTTCTGGTACGCAATAACGTTAAGAATGAGAAAACAGCATTAATTGTGAGATTATGCCGAATTGTTTGCTTTACATTTCTTGGCTTTTACTTGTATACGGCAAGCAAAGCTGAAATCCGGGATTTATGGCTTACACCCTATTTAATTAGCAGCACCCTTCTCTGGGGATATTTTGTCACCACCTCAATTTATCGAAAAATTGCCATGGCTTTAATTGCTTGCTATGGGTTAATCAGCCTTTTCGTTTTAATCGACAACACGTCCAAATTTAGCTTTATCAACTCAAAAAAACTTGTTTTTTATCATTTAATCCAAAAATTTAATTCAGAGTACCCGCAAATACCGCAAACCGTTTTTACTTCAGGCTGGTTTGAAGCGCGCATGCTTTTTTTCCTTCACAATAAACCTTCTATTTATACTTTAGGTTGTGGTACGGCGCAAAATCAATATGATTTATGGGGTGTCGACATTAAAAATCAGATCGCGAATAAAACCTTAAAAGAAGCATTCTACATTGGCCGATATGACCGTTTGGCCTGTTTGCAAGAGCATTTTGATCAATGTCAAAAAATCCCTAGCTCCACGTACCCTTTCCGACACAAGGAATATGCGCTTCATGTCTACCAATGTAGAAATTTCCAAAATAAATAA
- a CDS encoding polysaccharide deacetylase family protein, with amino-acid sequence MLKLLFLFIALFSSVCFADEKEIAITMDDLPLVASRMNTPGNRQRSTERFTQIVQTFQKYKVPVIGFVIAGAIEKGQWDFLEQFRQAGFMLGNHTYSHYDLNQTSAKKYIADVERADKILTPIMTNPKYFRYPYLAEGNKEKKQEVYDYLKEHNYTIAPVTIDSKDFDFNEMLYKVPYRSRANYVQKIKPRYLAYIWKQTLKAEKSGKGKKQILLIHANLLNSYVLGDILEMYQKNGYKFISLTEALNNPAPTINFSPSPTKDSSNNDLEEELLNLPKTKQNYVTPE; translated from the coding sequence ATGCTTAAATTACTCTTTCTTTTTATTGCTTTGTTTTCATCAGTGTGTTTTGCCGATGAAAAAGAAATTGCAATCACCATGGACGATTTACCTCTGGTTGCCTCAAGAATGAATACCCCTGGAAATCGCCAACGTTCTACTGAGCGTTTTACGCAAATTGTGCAGACTTTTCAAAAATATAAAGTGCCAGTCATAGGTTTTGTAATAGCGGGCGCTATTGAAAAAGGACAGTGGGATTTCCTTGAACAATTTCGCCAGGCAGGATTTATGTTGGGTAACCATACTTATTCCCATTATGATTTAAATCAAACCAGTGCCAAAAAATACATAGCCGATGTGGAGCGTGCCGATAAAATTCTCACTCCGATAATGACTAACCCAAAATATTTCCGTTACCCTTATCTGGCAGAAGGCAATAAAGAAAAAAAGCAAGAAGTATATGATTACCTTAAAGAACATAATTACACTATTGCGCCCGTAACCATTGACAGTAAAGATTTCGATTTCAATGAAATGCTTTATAAAGTTCCCTATCGTTCCCGAGCAAATTATGTTCAAAAAATAAAACCCCGTTATCTGGCTTATATATGGAAACAAACATTAAAAGCTGAGAAAAGTGGCAAAGGAAAGAAACAAATATTACTCATCCATGCGAACCTTCTTAATAGCTATGTATTAGGTGATATTTTGGAAATGTATCAAAAGAATGGATATAAATTTATCAGTTTAACAGAGGCCTTGAATAACCCGGCGCCAACCATCAATTTTTCGCCATCCCCAACCAAGGATAGTTCAAACAATGATTTAGAAGAGGAGCTTCTCAATTTACCCAAGACAAAACAAAATTACGTAACACCTGAATAA
- a CDS encoding DJ-1/PfpI family protein, which yields MEFPIRRISFLFYEGMTALDAIGPYEVLSRLPEVIVQRVSLKKGPVRCCTGLTLMAEHSLADISHTDVLLIPGAGNATALREFPEILTWIKKIHEGSLWTTSVCTGSLILGAAGVLSGVKATTHWAVMNRLEQWGAIPTQKRFVEDGKIITAAGVSAGIDMAFYLAGKLTDETVAQSLQLGLEYDPEPPFNSGSPDKAPQVIVQALRERLKNKFEPE from the coding sequence GTGGAATTTCCAATACGCCGTATTTCCTTTTTATTTTATGAAGGAATGACAGCCCTGGATGCAATTGGGCCCTATGAGGTACTTAGCCGGTTGCCAGAGGTCATAGTGCAGAGGGTGTCCTTAAAAAAAGGTCCAGTACGTTGTTGTACTGGACTTACGCTGATGGCCGAGCATTCATTAGCCGATATTTCGCATACGGATGTTTTATTGATTCCTGGTGCTGGTAATGCAACCGCGCTGCGTGAATTTCCCGAAATCCTCACTTGGATCAAAAAAATTCATGAAGGCTCCTTATGGACAACCTCAGTCTGTACGGGAAGTTTGATACTGGGGGCTGCAGGGGTTTTATCAGGAGTCAAGGCTACGACTCATTGGGCTGTAATGAATCGCCTGGAACAATGGGGAGCCATTCCTACTCAAAAGCGATTTGTAGAGGATGGAAAAATCATTACTGCAGCCGGAGTTTCAGCAGGTATTGATATGGCCTTCTATCTTGCTGGAAAACTTACCGATGAAACGGTAGCACAAAGTCTGCAACTGGGTTTGGAGTATGATCCTGAACCTCCTTTCAATTCAGGATCACCGGATAAAGCCCCGCAGGTGATTGTGCAGGCGCTTCGTGAACGTTTGAAAAATAAATTTGAACCGGAGTAA
- a CDS encoding zinc ribbon domain-containing protein YjdM, whose amino-acid sequence MSSLPQCPQCNSEYTYEDGNQFICPECSYEWSKDLAEEQIQQEHRIVKDAHGQVLEDGDTVTVIKDLKIKGSSQVVKVGTKVKNIRLVEGDHDIDCKIEGIGAMKLKSQFVKKG is encoded by the coding sequence ATGAGCTCACTACCTCAATGCCCCCAATGCAATTCAGAATACACTTACGAAGATGGGAATCAATTCATTTGTCCGGAATGTTCCTATGAGTGGTCAAAGGACCTGGCGGAAGAGCAAATACAGCAGGAGCACCGCATTGTCAAAGATGCTCACGGTCAGGTACTTGAGGATGGGGATACGGTAACAGTAATTAAAGATCTAAAAATAAAAGGATCCTCACAGGTAGTAAAAGTGGGCACTAAAGTAAAAAATATTCGTTTGGTCGAAGGCGATCATGACATTGATTGTAAAATCGAAGGAATTGGTGCCATGAAATTGAAATCTCAATTCGTTAAAAAGGGGTAG
- a CDS encoding secondary thiamine-phosphate synthase enzyme YjbQ: MKIEQFSLAFNTPGRGTQDITEKVKTLLCNTTMKQGLCHLFLKHTSASLLLCENYDPQVRIDLESFLVRLVPDGDPLFKHIMEGTDDMPAHIRTVLTQSSLSIPIHNGKLALGTWQGIYLYEHRYQPQERHLLITAIGDELSF, from the coding sequence ATGAAAATCGAACAATTTTCTTTAGCTTTCAATACTCCAGGTCGTGGTACTCAGGATATTACTGAAAAAGTAAAGACGCTTCTGTGCAATACTACAATGAAACAAGGTTTATGCCATTTATTTCTCAAACATACCAGTGCCTCTTTGCTGCTTTGTGAAAATTATGATCCTCAGGTTCGCATTGATCTTGAAAGTTTTTTGGTTCGACTGGTTCCAGATGGTGATCCTCTTTTCAAGCACATAATGGAGGGCACGGATGATATGCCGGCACACATTCGCACGGTGTTAACTCAAAGCAGCCTGAGCATTCCCATACATAATGGTAAATTGGCTTTAGGTACATGGCAGGGAATTTATCTTTACGAGCATCGTTATCAACCTCAAGAACGTCATTTGCTTATCACTGCGATAGGAGACGAGTTGAGTTTTTGA
- a CDS encoding DUF167 domain-containing protein: MWYQRDVKDVTLHLYVQPGAKKTEIIGIHEGELKIRLNTPPIEGRANKALLQYIAQLFKVPVRQVILKRGDKSRHKTLLVIDTGVDPDDLF, translated from the coding sequence GTGTGGTATCAACGTGATGTGAAGGATGTGACCCTCCATCTCTATGTCCAGCCGGGTGCCAAGAAAACAGAAATTATCGGCATTCATGAGGGGGAGCTTAAAATCCGCTTAAATACACCGCCCATCGAAGGCCGCGCTAATAAAGCGCTCTTGCAGTATATCGCACAGCTTTTTAAAGTACCTGTAAGGCAAGTGATATTAAAACGCGGGGATAAATCCAGGCATAAAACACTTCTAGTGATTGATACTGGGGTAGATCCTGACGATTTGTTTTGA
- a CDS encoding ABC transporter ATP-binding protein has product MQETSAEIHQLSVAFQDHHKTVSALDELSFNLHPGETLVLLGESGCGKSLTSLALMRLLPGAGVYGLNSSIHMDGQDILDLPEQVMRQLRGRKISMIFQEPMTALNPVMTIGEQLAEALLRCNSFTAQELQQALLASLYEVEMPQPEIKIHQYPHQLSGGQKQRVVIAMALACKPDILIADEPTTALDVTIQAQILSLLKKVQKSHQMSLLLITHDLGVLRAMATRVCVMYAGQVVAQSSVDEFFSRKKQHPYVQQLLASIPSMAKREERLSVIRGFVPALEEMPAGCRFHPRCIYAFARCSTEAPQLQEQKGQLVRCHLYPEFEELPPLQKNKVCWNESATEVKTILSVDNLSVDFVQTKGIFSRHKILFKAVDGLSFHLKQGKTLALVGESGCGKTTTSRALLRLLPVSGGEVLYKNQNVLTLKGRSLREYRKKVQIIFQDPFSSMNPRMTIGEIIAEGMHAQGMKQSIISSRQRELLNQVNLPVSSLHRYPHQFSGGQRQRICIARALATEPDVLICDEPTSALDVSVQAQILNLLKDLQQETGISYLFITHNMGVVSYIADEVLVMKDGVGVEFGSCEMIFKSPKEIYTQQLLNAVLDVF; this is encoded by the coding sequence ATGCAAGAAACAAGTGCTGAAATTCATCAATTATCTGTAGCTTTTCAAGATCACCACAAAACGGTCTCAGCTTTGGATGAGCTCAGTTTTAATTTGCATCCTGGTGAAACACTGGTTTTACTAGGGGAATCAGGATGTGGGAAATCGCTTACTTCCCTTGCATTGATGCGTTTGTTGCCTGGAGCAGGTGTTTATGGCCTAAACAGTTCAATCCATATGGATGGACAAGATATTCTCGATTTACCAGAACAGGTGATGCGGCAGCTAAGGGGACGTAAAATCTCCATGATTTTTCAAGAGCCAATGACAGCACTTAATCCGGTAATGACCATAGGTGAGCAATTGGCGGAAGCTTTGCTGAGATGCAATTCATTTACTGCGCAGGAATTACAGCAAGCATTGTTGGCCTCGCTTTACGAGGTAGAAATGCCTCAGCCGGAAATTAAAATTCATCAATACCCGCATCAATTGTCTGGCGGACAAAAACAACGGGTAGTAATCGCTATGGCGTTAGCATGCAAGCCTGATATCTTAATCGCGGATGAACCCACAACTGCTTTGGATGTGACCATTCAGGCCCAAATCCTTTCCCTATTGAAAAAAGTGCAAAAATCACATCAGATGAGCTTATTGCTGATCACTCATGACCTTGGAGTACTGAGGGCCATGGCTACTCGTGTTTGTGTCATGTATGCAGGGCAGGTGGTAGCCCAATCCTCTGTAGATGAATTTTTCTCGCGTAAGAAGCAACATCCTTATGTGCAGCAATTGTTGGCTTCAATACCTTCTATGGCAAAACGGGAAGAACGCCTGTCGGTCATTCGGGGATTTGTGCCGGCCTTGGAGGAAATGCCGGCCGGTTGCCGTTTTCATCCGCGCTGCATTTATGCATTTGCTCGATGTTCAACAGAGGCGCCGCAATTACAAGAACAAAAAGGACAATTAGTACGCTGTCATTTGTATCCTGAATTCGAAGAATTACCGCCTTTGCAAAAAAATAAAGTATGTTGGAATGAAAGCGCAACCGAAGTAAAAACAATACTCTCTGTAGACAATTTATCCGTTGATTTTGTCCAGACAAAAGGGATATTTAGCCGCCATAAAATTTTATTTAAGGCAGTTGATGGGCTTTCATTTCATTTAAAACAAGGAAAAACGTTAGCCTTGGTAGGTGAATCTGGATGCGGTAAAACAACGACGAGCCGTGCTTTATTGCGTTTATTACCTGTTTCTGGAGGCGAAGTACTTTATAAAAATCAAAATGTGCTGACCCTCAAAGGGCGTTCATTAAGGGAATACAGGAAGAAAGTACAAATCATTTTCCAGGACCCTTTTTCTTCGATGAATCCGCGGATGACTATAGGTGAAATAATTGCTGAGGGCATGCATGCCCAAGGAATGAAACAATCAATAATCAGCTCAAGACAAAGAGAATTGTTAAATCAGGTGAACTTGCCTGTCAGCAGCTTGCATCGTTATCCCCATCAATTTTCAGGTGGTCAGAGACAAAGGATTTGTATCGCCCGGGCTTTGGCTACAGAACCGGATGTTTTAATTTGTGATGAACCAACAAGCGCTCTTGATGTTTCTGTTCAGGCGCAAATTCTTAACTTGCTAAAGGACTTACAACAGGAAACTGGCATATCTTATTTATTCATTACCCATAACATGGGAGTAGTTTCCTATATTGCTGATGAAGTATTAGTCATGAAAGATGGGGTAGGGGTTGAGTTTGGAAGTTGTGAAATGATTTTTAAGAGTCCTAAAGAGATTTATACCCAACAGCTTTTAAATGCCGTTCTGGATGTTTTCTAA
- the parE gene encoding DNA topoisomerase IV subunit B — protein sequence MSENYTAQAIEVLSGLEPVQRRPGMYTDTARPNHLAQEVIDNSVDEVLAGFASHIRVTLHEDGSIEVEDDGRGMPVDLHPQLGLSGVEVIMTRLHAGGKFSDKNYSFSGGLHGVGVSVVNALSERLDVTIKRNGIVYQMSFANGDKLCELNEAGVTKKRDTGTIIRFWPNPKYFDTTRISVKHLTHVLRAKAVLCTGLSMTFINKASNEEMHWCYEQGLIDYLNQSLPDGDYLPEEPFTGEFKSDEATVDWALVWSGGGSSGFSESYVNLIPTIQGGTHVNGLRSGLFDAMAEFCELRNLLPRGIKLTADDLWEPCQYVLSVKMKEPQFAGQTKERLSSRQISAFVSNVVKDAFALWLNQHRNQGEAIASLAIERAQKRLRQAKQVARKRVSQGPALPGKLADCLLTDLSQAELFLVEGDSAGGSAKQARNKDFQAILPLRGKILNSWEVDSAHVLASQEIHDISVAIGVDPGSSDLSGLRYGKLCILADADSDGAHIATLICALFLRHFKPLVQAGHVFVAMPPLYRIDAGKEVYYALDDEEKNRILNHLAQTSRAKINVQRFKGLGEMNPIQLRETTMDPNTRRLVQLTLDDEQGAEAIMDMMLNKKRAGDRKVWLETKGNLAEI from the coding sequence ATGTCTGAAAACTATACTGCCCAAGCAATCGAAGTCTTAAGCGGCCTCGAACCTGTTCAACGGCGTCCCGGCATGTATACCGATACAGCACGCCCCAACCATTTAGCGCAAGAAGTAATCGATAACAGTGTTGATGAGGTATTGGCAGGCTTTGCAAGCCACATTCGTGTAACGCTGCACGAAGACGGTTCTATTGAAGTAGAAGATGATGGCCGCGGTATGCCTGTAGACCTACACCCGCAATTAGGGTTGAGCGGTGTTGAAGTCATTATGACGCGCCTGCATGCCGGGGGTAAATTTTCTGATAAAAATTACAGTTTTTCAGGCGGATTACATGGGGTGGGAGTCTCTGTAGTTAATGCCCTTTCCGAACGGCTTGATGTCACCATCAAACGCAACGGGATTGTATATCAAATGTCTTTTGCTAACGGCGACAAGTTGTGTGAATTAAACGAAGCTGGCGTTACAAAAAAAAGGGATACCGGGACGATCATTCGTTTTTGGCCCAATCCCAAGTATTTCGATACCACGCGTATCTCAGTAAAACATTTAACTCATGTGCTTAGGGCAAAAGCAGTACTGTGTACGGGCTTGTCCATGACGTTTATCAATAAAGCAAGCAATGAAGAAATGCATTGGTGTTATGAGCAGGGACTCATCGATTATTTAAATCAATCCTTACCTGATGGGGACTACCTGCCCGAAGAACCATTTACAGGCGAATTCAAAAGTGATGAAGCAACCGTTGACTGGGCATTGGTTTGGTCAGGAGGCGGAAGCAGCGGTTTTAGTGAAAGTTATGTGAATTTAATTCCCACCATTCAGGGCGGTACCCATGTCAATGGCTTGCGTTCCGGTTTATTTGATGCAATGGCCGAGTTTTGTGAATTAAGAAATCTATTACCCCGAGGAATAAAGCTGACCGCTGACGATCTGTGGGAACCCTGCCAATATGTATTATCCGTTAAAATGAAGGAACCGCAATTTGCAGGCCAAACCAAAGAGCGCTTAAGTTCCCGGCAAATTTCTGCTTTTGTCAGCAATGTGGTTAAAGATGCTTTTGCCCTCTGGCTCAATCAGCATCGCAACCAGGGGGAAGCTATTGCCTCTTTGGCAATTGAACGCGCCCAAAAACGTTTACGGCAAGCCAAGCAAGTAGCACGCAAACGAGTAAGCCAAGGCCCAGCCCTTCCTGGCAAGCTGGCTGATTGTTTGCTTACCGATCTCAGTCAGGCTGAACTATTTTTAGTCGAAGGGGATTCCGCAGGAGGTTCTGCAAAACAAGCCCGTAATAAAGATTTTCAAGCAATTTTGCCTTTACGTGGAAAGATTCTTAATTCCTGGGAAGTGGATTCAGCCCACGTTTTAGCATCGCAGGAAATTCATGATATCTCCGTAGCTATTGGTGTGGATCCTGGCTCATCAGACCTGAGCGGCCTTCGCTATGGTAAATTATGTATTCTCGCAGATGCAGACTCCGATGGGGCCCATATTGCCACCTTGATTTGTGCTTTGTTTTTACGTCATTTTAAACCGCTGGTCCAGGCAGGCCACGTATTTGTTGCCATGCCCCCTCTTTATCGAATCGATGCGGGTAAAGAAGTTTATTATGCATTGGATGATGAAGAGAAAAATCGAATCCTCAACCACCTGGCTCAAACATCCCGAGCTAAAATCAATGTCCAGCGTTTCAAGGGATTAGGCGAAATGAATCCCATTCAATTACGTGAAACAACGATGGATCCCAATACCAGGCGCCTGGTGCAATTAACTCTGGATGATGAGCAGGGGGCTGAAGCAATTATGGACATGATGTTAAATAAAAAACGAGCTGGCGATAGAAAAGTCTGGCTGGAGACCAAAGGCAACCTGGCCGAAATTTGA